The nucleotide sequence TGTGATTTACAGGGCTAATATTCTTCAATGGCGCAGCTATCGGTGCATAATGTTTCAATCAGCATAGAATTTGTACGTTCGGCTTTATTAAAGCTGGCGCTGGAACGGGCAGAAATTGATACCTTATTAGTTCAATGCCGAATTGCTCCATCGTTGTTAAACAGCCCGCAGGCGCGCCTGTCTCTGACTCAGTTTGGCCAGGTGATTACACAATTAACGTTGCGTAGCGGTGATGAGTTATTGGGTTATGGCAAACAACCTGTGCCATTGGGTAGCCTGTCATTACTGATGCATTGGTTATTGGCGGCAAGCAGCCCCCGGCAGGTGTTGCAACGGTTGTGTGACTTTTATCGTATTCTGGGAAAAGGTGTTGAGGTTGAATGGGTTGAAGACGAAGAGGGCGTTCATCTGAATTTTGGTTACGCCAGCCACGATCAGGCCTCTCAGGTTTACATCTGTGAATACGGTTTCTTTTTTGTGCATCGCGTTTTGTGTTGGTTGATGAAAGAAATTTTTCCGATCAAACAGCTGTTGTTTCCGTTTTCTCCACCGGCATACAGTCGTGACTATCGTTTGATGTTTTATGGCGCCCCCATGGTCTTTAATGGTTCGGCGGCCAGAATCAGCTTCTCCGCCGATTTGTTGAAGCGCGACATTATACAATCCCGGGAAGCATTGCCTGCGTTGCTTAAAGATCCTTTTAACCAATTATTGATGCTTAACTTTTCGCAGGAAACCTGGACGTCGAAAGTGGCTGGCTGTGTTCAGTCACAGCTCGATGATTTGCCGACTCTGCCACAATTAGCGGCGCAGTTGCAGATAGCCCCTCACACCTTACAACGCCGCTTAGCGGTAGAGGGCAGCTCTTATCTGGCGATTAAAAATCAGATTAAGCGTGACAGTGCCATTGAATTGTTGGTTAACAGTAAGCTGAGTATTGAGCAGATCAGCGAGCGTCTGGGGTTTTCTGAGACCAGCCCATTTACCCGTACCTTCAAAGAGTGGACGGGGGTTCCGCCGAGTGCCTACCGAAAACATCATTAAAAGCCCTGTTAAGTCATTAAAATGTTTTGATTGATCATCCGATGTGTGGGTAACTGAGTAGACAGTCAGAGGTACGGTTGGGTATTGTGAGTCACCTTCCTGCTAATCAATGTTAACCGCCATGCTCTGGTTATTCGCTGCCCTGACACTGTTCCTGATTTATTATCGTCTGGTGGTTGTTCGTGTACCGCAAGTTGAATGTCATGCAGACTCATCGCAGCAGCAATATGTGCGGCACAGTAACATGTTGTCGAAGCCTTATTGGGTGACTCCATGGTTGTTTAACACCCATCTTCAGTTGTTGTTCCTCGGATTAAAAAAGGCCTTTGCTCCTGCGCTGAAATACGACCGTACTGACACGTTAGTCGCTGATGATAACGGCACGATTGCGGTGGAGTGGCTGGGCCTGGAGCTGCCAGAAGACCGGCCTACGTTGGTTTTGCTGCATACCATTTCCGGCAGCGCTCACAGCATGCGAGAGTTTGTTCGTTATATTCATACGCAGTGCGGCTGGCGGGTTGCCTTGTGTGTTCGCCGTGGTCATTCCGGATTGCCGATGACGGCCGCCAAATACAACACCATGGGATGTACCCAGGATTTTCGTCAGCAGCTGGATCATATTCACCACTGTTTCCCAGACTCAGCCTTATATGCCGTTGGTATCTCGGCGGGTTCCGGTGTGCTCGCGCGTTATCTTGGTGAGGCCGGAGAAGATACTCCGATTAAGGCGGCGGTAGGGTATTGCCCTGGATACAATCTGGAAGTGGCGTTTGGTCGTGCTCAATCCTTCTACAGCCGTATGATGGCAAAAAAACTGACGCGTAATTTTCTGACTACTAACCAGTCATGGTTTGAACATTTACCGAGTTACCAAAAGGCTATTCAGTCAGAAAACCTTGAAGAATTACACGATCATTTATACGAGGTGGGTGGTTATCCGGATTATGACAGTTATCTGGAAAACACCAATCCCATGGTTCCGTTTCGGAATATTGCCGTTCCAACTTTAATGCTGAACGCTAAAGATGACCCCGTCTGCCATATTGATAATGCCTATGAATATATTGAAAGCATGAAAGAGATGGATAATATGCTGCTGGTAATGACGGAACGCGGCAGCCACTGTGCTTACTTTGAAGGACTGACAGCAAAGTCCTGGGCGAATCGCCTGATTGCTGAATATCTTAATTTTTATGACAACAAACAGCGGTGAACTGATATGACCGAGATTATCTCTTTAGAACAACAAGGCTCTGTAGCCGTAGTAACCATGAACACTGACGAAAACCGTCATAACCTGGAATTTATCTCGGCTTTTAATGCCTGTTTGGATGCCGTTGAAAAAGATCAGAAAGTTGGCTCTATGGTGCTGACATCTTCTTCAGAAAAAAACTGGTCTTTGGGTGTTGATCTGACCTGGGTGTCGCAAAAAACCACGTCGATTGCTGACAGCGTTGAATTTATGCAGGGCATGGATGCGATTTTTAAGCGCATGCTTACCTTCCCGGTACCCATTATTGCAGCCATGAATGGCCATGTTTTTGGTAATGGTTCAGTGCTGGCGTGTGCCTGTGATTTCCGCTTTATGAAAAGTGATCGTGGTTATTTCTGTTTCCCTGAAGTGGATGTGCTGGTGCCTTTCCTGCCGTCGATGATTCCGCTGATTCACCAGGCGATGTCACCACAGTTCTTTAATCGCCTGGCGATGACTGGGCAGCGTGTGGGTGCACAGGAGCTGTTGGATAACCAGGTGGTTGAAGCTGTGTTTGATGACAACGAAGCACTGCAAGCAGGCGTGATGGAATTTGCTGCGCAGTTTAAGAAAAATCGTTGGATTTATGCTGAAAATAAAAAGCAGAAAAATCAGGAAACTCTGGCAGTAATGGCCGATAAAGATCCGGCATTTATTGAAAAAAGCTGTGCCATGATGGGCAAAATGATGGGTAAAGCTTAATTTTTAAATGAATTGCGCCAATGGGAAGGTGAATCGCCTTCCCAACTTTTAAACGCGCGGTAAAACGAGTTTTGATCTTCGTAACCTAATAGAGCTGCAATCTCGAACAAACTCATATCCGGGTCGGATAAATAGTGCTTTGCGGTATCCAGCCGCACTTCATTCAGCAGGTCTTTAAAGGTAAAACCTTCGGCGGTAATGCGCCGTTGTAAGGTGCGTGTGCCAACGCCTAATTCCTCCGCCACCAGTGATACTTTTGGACAGCCGGAACTTAAGCACTGGCTGATCACCCATTTCACCTGATCGGAATATAAATATTTATTTCCTGCGGAGTGCAGCTCATTTTCCAACTGTGGCACAACAATATTCAACAATTCCTGGTTGTAGCTGATAAAACGGCTGTCGAGCACTTTACTATCCAATATCAGACGATTTGTCGGTGCATTGTATTGCACCTCACATCCCAGATAGTGTTCCAGATAACGCTCGCCGCTGTCGTTGCGGGTTACCTGAGCGGACTTGATGGTGATGGGTTCTTTGCTGTTTTTTCGGCCCAACTCAAACAGAGAGGCGAAAGTTGCGTCCACCAGAGTATCAGGCATGAATTGCTGGCCGATTGCCCATTCAATATCAATGGTACAGAGGCCTGCCTGTTCGTCGATAAGAATGCTTTCCGGCGCTGAGATGCGTTTAAAACGCGACAGCCGATGTAAGGCATCGCGGTAATTGCGGGCAATATGGGCGGCAAAAAATGACGGCGGCAACTGAGTGACATCAAACGCCTGAATAAAGCGGATACCAATATCGTCCTGGCCGGAAATAGCGGGCAAGCAATCCCACAGGGAAAAATATTGCCCGGTATTAGCGGGGGCCTGATTCAGCAGTATGGCAGCCGGAAGGCGGGTTGCTTCGGCGACTTGTTGCATGGAAACATCCACCTGTTCCAGGGTGCTCCAGAAACTGTCGTGTACCTTGATCCTATCTGCCTGATACTGCCTCATGCCTGCTTACCTTATTTCATAAAACGATCAAAATATTCGACCATCTGTTCCGGGTTTTTACCAAAATAATTGTAGCCATCAAAACGCTTGGTGGTGCCTTCTACCCAGAACTGTTTTTTGTCTTTGTTTGGCAGCAGGTCAAAGGTGGTTTGTACATCACTTGGTTTGGTCCAGATGTCTTCACGAACCTGAATCACAAAAGTTGGCATGTGTACGTTTGGCGCATAAGGGTGTGGGCTCATCTCATGGTTAGCAAAGCTGCCCAGTTTGATTTGTTCCATATCGACTTCGTCCATAAAGTCGCCGATGCCCATCATGTCCATCACGGTTTGACGTGAGCAAGCCATGGAACAAGGTTGTGCGCAGACAAAGGCTTTTACATCGGTGAAGAATTCCGGCTGTTTGGTTATTGCCACCATGGCGGCATTACCGCCAGCACAGGGGTTGTAGAGACCAACGGTCATGTCTTTCAGCTGAGCGTGGGATTGTACGTATTGCATCGCGCCGACTACGTCACGCCATTCCAGCAGGCCGGTACCAACGATGCCGCCGTTACCATCTGCACTGCGACCATGATTGCGCATATCGTAGGTCAGCACGTTATAACCGGCTTTATTCAGAGCTTTATAGATGTTGATGAACTCAACGTGTATATCGGCAAACTGGCTCCAGGGTTCCATATGGCCCGGGAAACCGTAACGGTTCATGGTCAGTGGGTGGTTACAGATGATCAGCTTGTCGGAATTCGCCGCCGGGATGTACCAGGCTTCCAGCGCCACACCATCAAAAGACGGGAAAAACACGTCTTCAAAGTCGAGGCCATAGTCTGCCGGGGTTTTCAGAATCGGCGCACGCAGGGGTGATTTCATGCCCCGGGCAATGCCTTGAATCATTGCCAGTTGTTCGGCGCTAAGAGTCGGTTTGGTTGATGCTGAGTCAGTCATAGTTACCTCAAAAGAGATTGTCTGGTTGATGTGTGTCTGTTGATGGCTATTACTGTAGTTGCTCGATTATTGAACAGCACTAGCAAACGATGACAGGCGTTCTGCAAACGATGACAGTGTGATTTGTATGTTACTGAAACAAAAAACCGCCAGGGATTGCTCTACTGGCGGTAAGGAAGGAATTCTTCGGCTTTGGAAGCCGTCTTGATGGCTTATGCCTTAGGCGGGTGCACCTTGCGCCAGTGATTGGCGATGTCGATACGACGGGTAACCCACACGTCTTCATGGCTTTGTACATAATCTAAGAAGCGCGCCAGTGCGGCGGCGCGGCCAGGACGACCGACCAGGCGGCAGTGCAAACCGATGTTCAGCATTTTCGCGGCGGCGGGATCTTCTTTGCCTTCGGCGTACAACACATCAAACGAGTCTTTTAAGTAAGCAAAAAACTGATCGCCCGAGTTAAACCCCTGATTGGTGGCAAAACGCATGTCGTTGCTGTCGAGGGTATAAGGGATGACCAGATGTGGTTGCTCGTAGTCGTAGCTCCAGTATGGCAGGTCATCAGCATAGGAATCGCTGTCGTAGGCAAAACCTCCGGCTTCGACCACCAGGTCGCGTGTGTTCGGGCTCATACGGCCGGTGTACCAGCCTTGTGGGCGTTCGCCGGTGACTTCGGTATGAATACGAATGGCTTCGGCAATGTGCTCGCGCTCCACCTCTTTGTCGATGTATTGGTAATCAATCCACTTCAGGCCATGGGAGGCAATTTCCCAATCGGCATCTTTCATTGCTTGTACGATTTCCGGGTTACGTTGCAGCGCCGTTGCCACGCCATACACGGTCACCGGCATATTACGCTGGGTAAACATGCGGTGCAGACGCCAGAAACCCGCGCGGCTGCCGTATTCGTAGATGGACTCCATGTTCATGTGGCGCACGCCTTCCAGTGCCTGGGCGCCAACAATCTCCGATAAGAAGGCTTCTGAGGCTTTATCGCCATGCAGAATGCAGTTTTCACCGCCTTCTTCATAATTAATCACAAACTGCACGGCAATGCGGGCCGGATTCTTACTGTTAGAAGGGTTGGGCCATTGAGGGTCAGGAGTGTGCTGGCCATAGCCAACCATATCGCGCGGGTAAGTCATGGGGAGTCCACAAAGTTATGAATATTTGTGGACAGTGTAAAACAGAAAGCTGACTAAGTGGTTAAAAAGTGTTGTAAGGGTGCAAGGATTGGCTGAATTGGAAGCATTGGCAGCTATTGCCAGTGCTTCTCAATAGGAAAAAGAGTTACAGCTGAATACTGTTGAATGAATTAACGGCCGGGTGATTGGTGGTTGCCGGGAAGTCACCCTCACGAATCAGCCAGCAGGTTTGCAGGCCTGCGTCATAAGCGGCATCCAACTCTTCTTCGATATCCGACAGAAACAAAACGTTGCCTGCTGCAATGTCGTGTTTTTTCTGCAGATCAGCCAGAATATTGCGATACGATTGCTCGTTACGTTTACCGCCGGAGGTGGTATCAAAATGACCACGGAACAGAGGTAATAAGTCACCGTCCTGACTGTATTGATAAAACAGTTTTTGCGCCTGAACCGATCCTGATGAATACACGTAAAGCGGCATTCCATTGTTGTGCCATTGCTTTAACTGAGCGGTCGCGTCTGGGTACATGTGCGCTTGATAATCACCTTGCTCATACCCTTGTTTCCAGATCATGCCTTGTAATGCTTTTAGTGGCGTGGCTTTTTTATCGTCGCGAATCCACTGCTGTAAACATTCAATGATGGCATCAAGGTTGTCACTTGTCAGGTCATTGCCTTCTTGTTTTGCCAATTCGACGGTAGCTTGTATTTGCTGCTGAACTGATGCGTTCTCATGATGCTGGCGCAAAAAAACAGGCAAATTTTCTGCGGCGTAAGGAAACAGCACATCTTTAACAAAGGATATCGATGAGGTGGTGCCTTCGATATCCGTTAAAATAATTTTTACGTGATTAAATTCAGGCATGGGAGTCGATTTTTTAGTTCTCAAGACGATTGTAATAATCCGCAATATCACTGCCGGTATAATTGGCAACCCAGCCTTCCGGATTATTAAATAAGCGGATGGCAATAAAATTTGGATTCGGCCCCATGTCAAACCAGTGTGGGGTATTAGCCGGTACGCTGATTAAATCGCCTTGTTTGCATAACACTTCTGCCACTTTGCCATCAATATGCAGGGTGAATAATCCTTCTCCGGCAACAAAAAAGCGCACTTCGTCTTCACTGTGGGTGTGTTCGTTTAAGAACTTCTGACGCAATTGGGCTTTTTGTGGATTGTCTGACGATAAACTGATCACATCTACGGTTTGATAACCTTCTTCGTTTACCAGACGATCAATATCTTTGCGGTAAGCATTCATCACAAATTCCGGCTCTGCACCGGCGGAAATCGTGGTATCCGTTTGCCACTGTTCATAACGCACACCCAGTGCCTGTAATTTTTGGGTGATGGATTTTTTATTGTCACTGGCGAACAACAAGTTGGTCATATCATTATTGGTGTAAATGCGGATTTCACTCATGCTTGTTGTCTCACGAAACGGTTGTATTAGGGGTTATAAGGAGGTTGGAATTTAAAGAAAGCAGCTGTAATTGGTAACCCAATAAATGTTCCAGCGCTTCCAGATGGCGGAAACATTCTTCGATGTTTTTCCCCCAGGTATAAACGCCATGGCCACGAATTAAATAAGCATGGCCTTGCTGAGTTTGTTGCATTGTCTGTTCAACCTGATCGGCCAAGCGCTGAATATTCTGATCATTGGCAAACAGCGGAATCGTCACCGTGCCTTCGTGGCTGGTTTCACCGGCAAACGCTTTTTGTAATTCCCAGCCGGTAAGTGCGAGCACATCACTCTGCCAGATTTGAGATAACACCACACAAGTCGGAGAGTGGGTGTGAAGTACGGCGCCGATGGTGGGATCACGCTGATACAACTGGGTATGTAATAAAGTCTCAGCCGAGGGTTTCCCGGATACTTTATGTTGCGGGTGAGCAACCGGCTGGCCGTGAAAATTTACCACCAGAATATCGTCGTTGCTGAGCTCACCTTTGTGTTTGCCGGAGCTGGTGAGGGCACAACAGTGATCATTCAGGCGAATGGAATAATTCGAGCTGGTGGCGGGTGACCAATCACGTTGATACAGGATTTTGCCATAGCGGCATAAACTTTCAGCCGCCTGATTAAAATCGTTAATGTTGTATAAAACGTCTGTCATGGCTGTTTCCGTCGCAGATCCTGATTGTTCAGCGTGCAAATAACATCGCAACGGTTTCCGCGCTGGGTTCCAGAATCATGCCTTTTTCAGTAATGATGGCATCAATCAGATCCGACGGTGTTACATCAAACGATGGATTAATAGCATCGCAACCTTCAGGGGCAATGACCTGGCCATTAAGGCTGGTCACTTCCGAAGTCGGTCGTTGCTCAATCGGAATATCGGCACCGCTGGCAATGGATAAATCGAAGGTCGTGGTTGGTGCGGCCACCATCACTTTAACGCCATGATGCTTGGCTAATACCGCCAGGCTATAGGTGCCAATTTTATTGGCAGTATCACCATTGGCGGCGATGCGGTCAGCACCAACAATCACCCAGCTGATATTTCCCTGACGAAACAGTTGTGCGGCAGCACCGTCGGCCACCAGTTTTACCGGAATATCATCCTGCATCAGTTCCCAGGCGGTTAATCGTGCGCCCTGTAACCAAGGGCGGGTTTCTCCGGCGTATACCTGTTTAATACGCTGATCGGCAAAGGCGCTGCGGATAATGCCCAGTGCTGTGCCGTGGCCGCCGGTGGCCAGTGCTCCGGTATTACAATGGGTATAAACACTGGCACCTTCCGGAATAAGAGCCGCGCCAAATTGTCCCATCGCCAGATTGGCTTCAATATCTTCCTGGTGAATTTTTTTTGCTTCGGCCACCAGTGCATGGGGATCGACTGTGCTTAGTGACGCCATGCGCTCTAAC is from Bacterioplanoides sp. SCSIO 12839 and encodes:
- the mtnC gene encoding acireductone synthase; this encodes MPEFNHVKIILTDIEGTTSSISFVKDVLFPYAAENLPVFLRQHHENASVQQQIQATVELAKQEGNDLTSDNLDAIIECLQQWIRDDKKATPLKALQGMIWKQGYEQGDYQAHMYPDATAQLKQWHNNGMPLYVYSSGSVQAQKLFYQYSQDGDLLPLFRGHFDTTSGGKRNEQSYRNILADLQKKHDIAAGNVLFLSDIEEELDAAYDAGLQTCWLIREGDFPATTNHPAVNSFNSIQL
- a CDS encoding methylthioribulose 1-phosphate dehydratase; the encoded protein is MTDVLYNINDFNQAAESLCRYGKILYQRDWSPATSSNYSIRLNDHCCALTSSGKHKGELSNDDILVVNFHGQPVAHPQHKVSGKPSAETLLHTQLYQRDPTIGAVLHTHSPTCVVLSQIWQSDVLALTGWELQKAFAGETSHEGTVTIPLFANDQNIQRLADQVEQTMQQTQQGHAYLIRGHGVYTWGKNIEECFRHLEALEHLLGYQLQLLSLNSNLLITPNTTVS
- a CDS encoding enoyl-CoA hydratase/isomerase family protein, translated to MTEIISLEQQGSVAVVTMNTDENRHNLEFISAFNACLDAVEKDQKVGSMVLTSSSEKNWSLGVDLTWVSQKTTSIADSVEFMQGMDAIFKRMLTFPVPIIAAMNGHVFGNGSVLACACDFRFMKSDRGYFCFPEVDVLVPFLPSMIPLIHQAMSPQFFNRLAMTGQRVGAQELLDNQVVEAVFDDNEALQAGVMEFAAQFKKNRWIYAENKKQKNQETLAVMADKDPAFIEKSCAMMGKMMGKA
- a CDS encoding AraC family transcriptional regulator, whose translation is MRQYQADRIKVHDSFWSTLEQVDVSMQQVAEATRLPAAILLNQAPANTGQYFSLWDCLPAISGQDDIGIRFIQAFDVTQLPPSFFAAHIARNYRDALHRLSRFKRISAPESILIDEQAGLCTIDIEWAIGQQFMPDTLVDATFASLFELGRKNSKEPITIKSAQVTRNDSGERYLEHYLGCEVQYNAPTNRLILDSKVLDSRFISYNQELLNIVVPQLENELHSAGNKYLYSDQVKWVISQCLSSGCPKVSLVAEELGVGTRTLQRRITAEGFTFKDLLNEVRLDTAKHYLSDPDMSLFEIAALLGYEDQNSFYRAFKSWEGDSPSHWRNSFKN
- a CDS encoding YheT family hydrolase, whose product is MLWLFAALTLFLIYYRLVVVRVPQVECHADSSQQQYVRHSNMLSKPYWVTPWLFNTHLQLLFLGLKKAFAPALKYDRTDTLVADDNGTIAVEWLGLELPEDRPTLVLLHTISGSAHSMREFVRYIHTQCGWRVALCVRRGHSGLPMTAAKYNTMGCTQDFRQQLDHIHHCFPDSALYAVGISAGSGVLARYLGEAGEDTPIKAAVGYCPGYNLEVAFGRAQSFYSRMMAKKLTRNFLTTNQSWFEHLPSYQKAIQSENLEELHDHLYEVGGYPDYDSYLENTNPMVPFRNIAVPTLMLNAKDDPVCHIDNAYEYIESMKEMDNMLLVMTERGSHCAYFEGLTAKSWANRLIAEYLNFYDNKQR
- the puuE gene encoding allantoinase PuuE; its protein translation is MTYPRDMVGYGQHTPDPQWPNPSNSKNPARIAVQFVINYEEGGENCILHGDKASEAFLSEIVGAQALEGVRHMNMESIYEYGSRAGFWRLHRMFTQRNMPVTVYGVATALQRNPEIVQAMKDADWEIASHGLKWIDYQYIDKEVEREHIAEAIRIHTEVTGERPQGWYTGRMSPNTRDLVVEAGGFAYDSDSYADDLPYWSYDYEQPHLVIPYTLDSNDMRFATNQGFNSGDQFFAYLKDSFDVLYAEGKEDPAAAKMLNIGLHCRLVGRPGRAAALARFLDYVQSHEDVWVTRRIDIANHWRKVHPPKA
- a CDS encoding acireductone dioxygenase — translated: MSEIRIYTNNDMTNLLFASDNKKSITQKLQALGVRYEQWQTDTTISAGAEPEFVMNAYRKDIDRLVNEEGYQTVDVISLSSDNPQKAQLRQKFLNEHTHSEDEVRFFVAGEGLFTLHIDGKVAEVLCKQGDLISVPANTPHWFDMGPNPNFIAIRLFNNPEGWVANYTGSDIADYYNRLEN
- a CDS encoding AraC family transcriptional regulator; its protein translation is MAQLSVHNVSISIEFVRSALLKLALERAEIDTLLVQCRIAPSLLNSPQARLSLTQFGQVITQLTLRSGDELLGYGKQPVPLGSLSLLMHWLLAASSPRQVLQRLCDFYRILGKGVEVEWVEDEEGVHLNFGYASHDQASQVYICEYGFFFVHRVLCWLMKEIFPIKQLLFPFSPPAYSRDYRLMFYGAPMVFNGSAARISFSADLLKRDIIQSREALPALLKDPFNQLLMLNFSQETWTSKVAGCVQSQLDDLPTLPQLAAQLQIAPHTLQRRLAVEGSSYLAIKNQIKRDSAIELLVNSKLSIEQISERLGFSETSPFTRTFKEWTGVPPSAYRKHH
- a CDS encoding S9 family peptidase encodes the protein MTDSASTKPTLSAEQLAMIQGIARGMKSPLRAPILKTPADYGLDFEDVFFPSFDGVALEAWYIPAANSDKLIICNHPLTMNRYGFPGHMEPWSQFADIHVEFINIYKALNKAGYNVLTYDMRNHGRSADGNGGIVGTGLLEWRDVVGAMQYVQSHAQLKDMTVGLYNPCAGGNAAMVAITKQPEFFTDVKAFVCAQPCSMACSRQTVMDMMGIGDFMDEVDMEQIKLGSFANHEMSPHPYAPNVHMPTFVIQVREDIWTKPSDVQTTFDLLPNKDKKQFWVEGTTKRFDGYNYFGKNPEQMVEYFDRFMK
- the mtnA gene encoding S-methyl-5-thioribose-1-phosphate isomerase, translated to MSHTASFHAIEWHNQQLHLLDQRVLPHQHQVLSYTSAADVADAIRDMVVRGAPAIGITAAYGYALDALAGRDLEAAYKVLAESRPTAVNLFWALERMASLSTVDPHALVAEAKKIHQEDIEANLAMGQFGAALIPEGASVYTHCNTGALATGGHGTALGIIRSAFADQRIKQVYAGETRPWLQGARLTAWELMQDDIPVKLVADGAAAQLFRQGNISWVIVGADRIAANGDTANKIGTYSLAVLAKHHGVKVMVAAPTTTFDLSIASGADIPIEQRPTSEVTSLNGQVIAPEGCDAINPSFDVTPSDLIDAIITEKGMILEPSAETVAMLFAR